Part of the Oscillibacter hominis genome is shown below.
CTGGCTGGAGACGACACCGCCTTCATCATCATGCGGGACAACGAAAGCGCCGATGAATTCTGCAAGGAGATACAAGAGATGCTCTGATCCATCCGATCATCTTAAGTGGGGAGGGAGACCATGCTTCAGCTGCTGCACATTGAAAATATCGCGGTGATCCAGGAGGCGGATATCTCCTTCCAGCCTGGGTTCAACGCCCTGACCGGCGAGACCGGCGCCGGCAAATCCATCGTTATCGACGCCTTGGGCGCTGTCCTTGGCAGCCGCACCTCCCGGGACCTGATCCGTACCGGGGCAGGCAAAGCCTTTGTCAGTGCGGAGTTCACCGGGGTGCCGTCGGACCTGCCCGGATTGGTGGAAAACGGCATCACACCGGACGAGGACGGCGCGCTGCTGCTGCAGCGGGAGATCATGGCGGATGGAAAGAACCTCTGCCGGGTCAACGGCCGGCCCGTCACCGTGGCCCAACTGCGCCAGATCGGCAATGAACTGCTGAACATCCACGGCCAGCACGACGGCACACAGCTCCTGGACGAGGAGCAGCACTGCGGATATCTGGACCGCTTCGGCCGCGTGTGGCCGCAGCTTGAGGCGTATGGCGCCTGCTTTGCCTCCATGATGGAGCTGCGCCACAAGATTCGCTCCCTTCAGATGGACGAGGCGGAAAAGGCCAGAAAGGTGGACAGCCTCCACTTCCAGATCGATGAGTTGGAGCGGGCCAACCTGAAAACTGGGGAGGAAGAGGAGCTGAACGCCCGGCGGGACATCCTGCGCAACAGTGAAAAATATATCTCTGCCCTCAGCGGAGCGGATTACTGCCTCAGCGGCGACGACGACAGCGTTGGGGCCCTGGCCCAGATCCGGGAGGCGGAGATGGCCCTGGCCGGTGTGAAAAACTTGGGCGGGCAGCTTGCCGAGCTTGCGGAACGCCTGTCCCAGATGCGCAGTGAAGTATATGACCTTGCTGAGATTGTCCGGGATTTGAAAGAGGATTTTGAGTTCTCCCCGGCGGAATTGGATGCGTTGGAAAGCCGGGCAGACCAGCTCTACCGGCTGAAAAAGAAATACGGCTCCACGGTGGAGGAGATGCTGGAGTACCTGGACCGCTGCCGGAGCGAGCTTGGCGAGATCGAACTGGCCGGCGACACGCTGGAGCAGCTGGAAAAAAAGCTGCGGTCGGCGGAGAAGAGGGCAGCGGAAGCGGCGGAAGCTTTGACCAAGGTTCGCAAGGCGGCGGCGGGCGAGTTGGAGCAGCGGATTTTGAGCGAGCTCCGGGACCTGGATATGGGAAAGGTGCGTTTTTCCATCGAGATTGTGCCGAAGGAGATGGATGCCACCGGAATGGACCAGGTTCGCTTCCTCATGTCGGCCAATGCCGGTGAGGATTTGAAGCCCATCTCCAAAATCGCCTCCGGCGGCGAACTGGCCCGGATCATGCTGGCCCTGAAAAACGTGTTGGCTGAGCAGGAGCGGGTGGGCACGCTGGTGTTCGACGAGGTGGATACCGGCGTGTCCGGCCGGGCAGCCCAGCGGGTGGCAGAGAAGCTGGCCGCCGTGTCCCAGGGCAAACAGGTGCTGTGCGTGACCCATCTCCCGCAGCTGGCCGCCATGGCCGACACCCATTTTTCCGTGGAAAAAGGGGAGGAGAAGGGCCGTACTTATACCCGCGTGATCTGCATGGACTCCGAGCAGCGCAAGGCAGAGCTTGCCCGGATCACCGGCGGCAGCCGCATCACGCCCGCGCTGCTTAAAAGCGCGGAAGAGCTGATGCGCGAGGCGGAAATTTATAAAGAGGGGTTGCACCATTGGAAAAAATAGAGACCATGCGAAAGCAGCTTTTGGACGTCTTTCCCATCCGGAAAACCGCGGCGCAGAAGCAGGCGTTCCGGGAGTGGCTGACCCGCTCTTTGCGGAAGATGGGCTACCCCGTTGAGGTCGAGACCTATGGGATGGGCACCAACAATGTAATCGCCGGACGGCCGGAAACCGCGGAGCTGGTGTTTACGGCCCATTACGACACGGGCCCCCGGGGCATTGGGTTTGTATCGCCCACCAATCTGCTGCTGTCCGTGCTGATCCCGGTGGCCACGGTGCTCCTGATGGCGGCGGCCGCGTTTGTGCTCTCCGTGCTGCCCACGTTTTTGATGGACGCGCCGGGCGCCACGGTCCCGCTCTTTGTGGCGCTGATGTTTTTCGGCCTGTGGATGATGGTGCGCGGCCCGGCAAACCCCAACAATGCCAACAGCAACACCTCCGGCGTGCTGGCGGTGCTCTCCATCGCCCAGGCCCTGCCGAAGCCGCTTCGGAAGCACGTGGCCTTTGTCTTTTTTGACAACAGTGAGGCGGGGATGGCCGGCGCGTCCAAGTATAAAAAGAAGCACTCCGCGGAAATCGGGAGCCAGGTATTTTTCAACTTTGACTGCGTGGGGGACGGCGACTACATTTTGCTGATGCCCTCTAAAAAATCCAGATGGGACGGCCAGCTGCTGGACAATCTGGAGCAATGCTATCAGCCGGTGGGGGAGAAGGTGGTCAAACAGACCATAGAGGGGCTGGTTTACTACCCCTCCGACCATCGGAAATTTGCCTTCCATGTGGCGGTGGGCGCGTTCCACCGGAAAAAGGGCGTGGGATACTACTTGAGCCGCATCCATACGCCAAAGGATACGGAACTGGATGAAACCAATATCATGCTGCTTCGGGACGGCACGGTGCGCCTGATCGAGGCGTATTACAACGAGAAGACGGGAGACGAGAAACATGCAGATTTATGAGGAGCTGGTGGCCCGCGGCCTGATTGCCCAGGTGACGGATGAACAGGAGATCAGAGAGCTGATCAACAACGGAAAAGCCACCTTTTACATTGGGTTTGACCCCACAGCGGACAGCCTCCACGTGGGCCACTTTATGGCGCTGTGCCTGATGAAGCGGCTGCAGATGGCGGGCAACCGGCCCATCGCCCTTATCGGCGGCGGAACCGGATACATCGGCGACCCCTCCGGCCGCAGCGACCTGCGGTCCATGATGACGCCGGAAACCATCCAGCATAACTGTGACTGCTTCAAAAAGCAGATGGAGCGCTTCATCGAGTTCGGCGAGGGCAAGGCCATGATGCTCAACAACGCTGACTGGCTGCTGAAGCTGAACTACGTGGACTTGCTGCGTGAGGTGGGCGCCTGCTTCTCCGTCAACAACATGCTGCGGGCCGAGTGCTACAAGCAGCGGATGGAGAAGGGGCTGAGCTTCCTGGAGTTCAACTACATGATTATGCAGTCCTATGACTTCTACCACATGTTCCAGACCGTGGGCTGCAACATGCAGTTCGGCGGAGACGATCAATGGAGCAATATGCTGGGCGGCACGGAGCTGATCCGCAGAAAGTTGGGCAAGGACGCCTATGCCATGACCATCACGCTGCTGATGAACTCCGAGGGCAAGAAGATGGGCAAGACCGCCAACGGCGCCGTCTGGCTGGACCCCGCCAAGACCAGCCCCTTCGACTTCTATCAGTACTGGCGCAATGTGGGTGACTCGGATGTGCTCAAGTGCATCCGCATGCTGACCTTCCTGCCCCTGGACGAGATCGACGCCATGGATCACTGGGAGGGCAGCCAGCTCAACCGCGCCAAGGAGATTCTGGCCTATGAGCTGACCAAGCTGGTCCACGGGGAAGGGGAGGCCCAAAAGGCCGAGGAGGCCGCCAAGGCCCTCTTTGCCGGCGGCGGTGACACGGAGCACATGCCCACCACCACCTTGGGCGACGCCCAGTTCAGCGACGGCCAGATCGGTGTACTGAGCCTCTTGGTGGCCTGCGGGCTCTGCGCCTCCAACGGCGAGGCCCGCCGCCTGGTCCAGCAGGGCGGAGTCAGCGTCAACGACAAAAAGGTTACCGACGCGGCCCAGTCCTACACCAAGGACGACTGCGCTGGCATGGTGATCAAAAAAGGCAAAAAGGTGTTCCATAAAGTGCAGGTACAAGCATGAAGAAGAGCTGAGGCAATGCCTCAGCTCTCTTTTTTCAGCAGATGGTAAGTATTCAGTGCGTGCTTGAGCTGCTCAAGATGCTCCGGGCTCATCTCGCACAGAGGCAGCCGCAGTTCACCGGCTCCATATCCCATCAGGTTCAGCGCGGTTTTCACCGGGATGGGGTTCACCTCGCAGAACAGTGCGTCGCAGAGCTCCTTGAGGTGCAGCTGGAGCTGTCCCGCCTCCTGGAAATGATCCGTCAGGCACAGATGGGTCAGCAGGTGCATCTCCTTGGGCATCACGTTTGCCGCCACGGAGATGACGCCCACGCCGCCCAAGGCGCAGATACAGGTGGTCTCGTCGTCGTTGCCGGACCAGATGTAAAAGTCCTCCGGACAGAGGTTGCGGGTTTTCTGGATGAGGCTGAAATTGCCAGAGGCCTCCTTGACACCTGCAATATTGGGGTGCTTGGACAGGGCGGCGTAGGTCTCCGCAGTGAAGCCCACCCCGGTGCGGGAGGGGACGTCGTAGAGGATCATGGGGATGTCGACGGCGTCCGCGATCTTGTTGAAGTGGCGGATCAGCCCCAACTGCGTGGCCTTGTTGTAGTAGGGAGTGACCAGCAGCAGGCCGTCCGCGCCAGCCGCCTCCGCGTCCCGGGACAGCGCCAGGGCGTTTTCCGTGCTGTTGGAGCCGGTCCCGGCAATCACGGGCACCCGGCCGTCCACATGCTCGATACAGTATTCGATGGTGTTCATCCGTTCCCGGTAGGTCATGGTGGAAGACTCGCCGGTGGTGCCGCAGACTATGATCGCATCCGTCCCGTTGGCCAGCTGGAAGTCGATGAGCCTTCCCAGGGCTGGCAGGTCTACCACGGCTTTGGTAAACGGCGTCACAATTGCTACGCCAGATCCTGTAAAGATAGGTTCCTTCACAATCAATACACTCCTTTATGATAAAAAAGAGCGTGCGCCCGCAACTTCGCAGACGCACGCGTTCTCTTTTGTAAAGCTTACTTGGCGCTGATGTATCCTTCCTTGCACAACAGCTCCGCTAACAGCACTGCACCGCCGGCAGCGCCCCGGAGGGTGTTGTGGCTGAGGCAGACGAACTTATAATCGTACTGGGTATCGGGGCGCAGCCGGCCGATGGAAACCGCCATGCCGTGCTCCAGGTTCCGGTCCAGACGGGTCTGGGGCCGGTCGTTCTCTTCAAAGTAGTGCAGGAACTGCCTTGGCGCGGAGGGAAGCTCCAGCTCTTGTGCCCGGCCGCGGAAGGAGGCCCATTCGGCCTTGATCTCCTCCATGGAGGGAACCTGATCCTGAAACTTCATGAAGCAGGCCGCCATGTGGCCGTCCAGACAGGCCACCCGGAAGCACTGGGCGGTGATGGAGGGGCCCTCGGCCTTGACAATCCGGTCGCCCTCAATGCGGCCCCACAGCTTCAGGGGCTCCTGCTCGGATTTCTCCTCCTCGCCGCCGATGTAGGGGATGACGTTATCCACCATCTCCGGCCAGCGTTCAAAGGTCTTGCCGGCGCCGGAGATGGCCTGATAGGTACAGACCAGCGCCCGGTCCAGACCGAACTTTTTCAGCGGGTGCAGCGCGGGCACATAGCTCTGAAGGGAGCAGTTGGACTTGACGGCGATGAAGCCCCGCTTGGTGCCCAGGCGTCTGCGCTGGGCGTCGATGATCCGGATGTGCTCGGGGTTCAGTTCAGGCACCACCATGGGCACATCGTCGGTCCAGCGGTGGGCGCTGTTGTTGGAGACAATGGGGCACTCCAGTTTGGCGTATTTTTCTTCCAGGGCGCGGATCTCTTCCTTTTTCATGTCCACTGCGCAGAAGCAGAAGTCCACCAGCCCGGCAATCTTCTCCGCATCCGCCTCGGCGTCCATGACCACAATTTTCTTTGCTTCCTCGGGCATGGGCTGTTCCAATGCCCAACGGCCATTCACCGCTTCTTCGTAGGATTTTCCGGCGCTGCGGGCACTGGCGGCGATCACGGTCAGTTGGAACCAGGGGTGGTTTTCCATCAAAGTGATGAACCGCTGGCCCACCATTCCTGTGCCTCCGATGATGCCAACCTGATACTTTTTCATGCGTACTTCCTCCTATGTAAAAATAATTCTGAATTCATGGAAAGATTCTTGTCGATTTTGCTTGAAATGGGGTTGTTTTTTGTACTATAATGTACAGAGTATCAATGATATGTTTTTGTAGTGCGGACAAACGTTCGCCCACCAAACAACGGATTTGCCTAATGGTAGCACACTTCTTTCCGGGAGTCAACCAGAAAATCAATGGAGGCGCTATGAAGAGATTTTGGACTGCGGCCGCGTTGGGCGCCCTGCTGGTGTGCCTTACCTGCGTCAGTGCGTTTGGGGCCGTCAACGACATACTGAAGGTGGGGCTTCGCTACGGCTCCGACGCCCTGTATTCCGCCAATTTGGAGAATTACACCGGCAACGGTTCGGGGTACTCCTTTGGGTATTTTGACGAGGGGCGCGGCTTCGTGCCGCTGGGGAGCACCTCCTATACCACCGTATCCATGACCCAGGACGGCAACATCTATGTGGCCTCTGACGGCACCTATTCCTCTACCGCGCCCTCCGGAGCCTTCTCTGTGATCGGGGGATATCATGTGCAGCTCCCGGGAAGCTACCCCTCCTATGAAAGCGCCCAGTCGGCCGCCGGCGCCTATGACGGGTTTGCCGCCTATGTGGGCGGGAGCTTCTATGCAAGGGTCGGGTCCTACTCCTCTTATGGGGAGGCCCAGTCGGCCGCCGCAAGCTATGGCGGAGATGTGGCCGAGCCAAGCAGCACGGGCGTGAGCGTCACCGTGACCGGAACCTCCAAGATTCTTTTCCAATTCGACTGCTATGGCGCAAGGAGCCTCGGCATCCGGCCGGAGGGCGCAGCGAATCCCATCACCTGGTTCAAGGGTTATCGCTATTACGGCGCCTTTGAATACCAGCGCGTCACAGGCGGCAGGATCAATGTGATCAACGTGGTCAGCCTGGATGACTATGTCAAGGGCGTGATCCCTTATGAGATGAGCGGGGATTGGCCCCTGGAGGCCCTGAAGGCCCAGGCGGTCTGCGCCAGGACCTACGGCGCCAGGACCACAAAGCACCTGGGTTCCTATGGGTTTGACCTTTGCAGCGGAACCGACTGCCAGGTCTACCGCGGTACGGCCAGCGCCACCTCCAACAGCAACCGGGCGGTGGAGGAGACAGCGGGGCAGTGCCTCTACTACAACGGCAGCTACATCGACGCGGTCTACCACGCCTCGGACGGAGGCGCCACTGAGGATGCGGCCAACGTCTGGGGCGGGGACACAGCCTATCTGATCGGGAAACAGGACCCCTATGAGGGCACCATCTCCATCCCCAACTACCAGTATACCGTCACCTATACCCCATCTCAGCTCACCTCCATTTTGCAGGCCAAAGGGTATTCCATCGGAACAATTGTCAATGTGTATGTCTCAGAACGCACCAATATGGGCAATGTATGTAAGGTGACTTTTGTAGACAGTTCCGGAAAGGATCTGACCGTCTCCCGGGAAACCTGCCGGACGGTGTTTTACAGCAGTACATACAATAAATCGGTACGCAGCATGCGCTTTGACATCGCCGGGGGCAGCGGGGGAGCGCCGGCCTCCGGGTGCTATGTGAACAACGCATCTACCCGCCTTTCCTCTCTCAGCGGAGCCTATACCATCTCAGGGGACGGGACCGTGGGCCGCTACAGCGGCGAGAGCGCCTATGTCATCACCTCTTCGGGCACAAGCCGTCTTGCCTCCTCCGCATCCTCCGTCCCCTCCGGCGAGGGCTTTACCATCACAGGGACAGGGAACGGCCACAATGTGGGGATGAGCCAGTACGGTGCAAAGGCCATGGCGGAGCAGGGATATCGCTGCGAGGATATCTTACAGTTCTATTATACGGGCGTTTCCATCTGGTGACACCCGAGATTGGAAGAAAGCATGAAAACTTCGGACTTTTATTTTGACCTTCCCAAGGAATTGATTGCGCAGACGCCTCTGGAAAAACGGGACGAGTCCCGCCTTCTGGTGCTCAACCGCGCAACCGGCGAGAAAGAGCACCGGCACTTCTTTGAGCTTCCCCAATTCCTTTCCCCCAACGACTGCCTGATTCTCAACGACTCCCGGGTCCTGCCCGCCCGTCTTTTGGGCCAGCGGCTGCCAGGCGGCGGCGCCTGCGAAATCCTGCTGCTGATCGACAGGGGGGAGCAGGTGTGGGAGTGTCTGGTGCGCCCTGGAAAAAAGCTCCGCCCCGGCCAGCGCGTCAGGTTCGGCAATGGAGAGCTGACGGCTGAGATCGTGGGTGAGGTGGAGGGCGGAAACCGCCTGGTGCGCTTTGCATACGAGGGAATCTTCCTGGAGGTGCTGGAGCGCCTGGGCAAGATGCCTCTGCCGCCCTACATCAAGGAGGAGCTTCAGGACCAGGAGCGATACCAAACCGTGTACTCCAAGGTTGTAGGTTCCGCCGCGGCGCCGACGGCAGGGCTCCACTTCACGCCGGAGCTCCTTGGCAGAATTTCGGAGATGGGCGTGGGCGTGGGATATGTGACGCTCCACGTGGGGCTGGGCACCTTCCGCCCCGTGAAAGAGGATACCATCGAGGATCACGAGATGCACAGCGAGTACTGCGTCATCCCTCAGGAAACAGCCGACCTCATCAACAGGACCCACGCCAGGGGCGGACGGGTGATCTGCGTGGGCACCACCTCCTGCCGGACACTGGAATCCTGGGCCGCTCCCGACGGCACCATGAAGGCCAGCGCGGGGTGGACCAACATCTATATCTATCCCGGCTACCGGTTTAAGGTGATGGACGCACTGGTTACAAACTTCCACCTGCCTGAGTCCACGCTGATTATGCTGGTTTCCGCCTTTGCCGGGCGGGAGTATATTCTGAACGCCTATCAGGAGGCGGTGCGGGAGCGCTACCGCTTTTTCTCCTTTGGCGACGCCATGTTCATTCATTGAACTACTGACCAGAGAGTACGAGTCTATGAAATTGACTGACCTGCCCAATATTGGCCCTGTGCTGGCAGGGCATCTGAACAGCGTGGGCATTGACAGCCCGGAATCGCTGCGGCGGTGCGGCGCCGTGGAGGCGTTTATCAGGATCCGCGCCCAGGCGGACGCAGGGGCGTGCCTGCACGAGCTCTCGGCCCTGGAGGCCGCAGTGGAGGGGATTTCCAAGAAAGAGCTGTCGGCTGAGAAAAAGGCGGAGCTGAAGGCCTTTTATAAAAGTTTAGCGTAGGAGTTTGACTATGTTCACATTGATCACAACCCATGGCCGCGCCCGGCGCGGTACCTTTTCCTGCGCCCATGGCGGTACGGTGCAAACCCCTGTCTTTATGAACGTGGGAACCCAGGCGGCCATCAAGGGCGGCCTCTCAGCCCACGATTTAAAGGGGATCGGGTGCCAGATTGAGCTCTCCAACACCTATCATCTCCACCTCCGTCCCGGGGATGACGTGGTGCGGGCCATGGGAGGCCTTCACAAGTTTATGGACTGGGATGGCCCCATCCTCACCGACTCCGGCGGGTTCCAGGTGTTTTCCCTGTCCTCTTTGCGCAAAATCAGGGAGGAGGGGGTTTATTTTGCCTCCCACCTGGATGGGCGGAAGATTTTTATGGGGCCGGAGGAATCCATGCGGATCCAGTCCAACTTAGGCTCGGACATCGCCATGGCCTTTGACGAATGCGTGGAGAATCCCGCCACCCATGATTACGCCAAGCAGTCCTGTGAACGGACACTGCGCTGGCTGGAGCGGTGCAAGGCGGAGCATGACCGGCTGGTCGCCCTGCCCGATGCGGTGAACCCCGGCCAGCTGCTCTTTGGCATCAACCAGGGCGCCACTTTCGCGGACCTCCGGGTATGGCACATGAAGGAGATCGCCAAGATAGACTGTGACGGCTACGCCATCGGCGGACTTGCCGTGGGGGAGCCCACGGAGGTGATGTACGAGATCATTGACGCGGTGGAGCCCCATATGCCTCAAGAAAAGCCACGCTATCTCATGGGCGTTGGGACCCCCTCCAACATCATTGAGGGGGTGGCAAGAGGGGTGGACTTTTTTGACTGCGTCATGCCGGCCCGCAACGCCCGCCATGGCAAGCTGTTCACCTGGAGCGGGACACTGAACCTGAAGAATGAAAAATACAAAACCGATCCGCTCCCCATCGACCCGGAATGTGACTGCCCAGTCTGCCGCAGCTTTTCCCGGTCCTATCTCAGGCACCTCTTTAAAGCGGAGGAGGTGCTGGCGTTGCGGCTGGCAGTGATGCACAACCTGTATTTTTATAACAAATTGATGGAAAAAATCCGGAATGCATTGGACGAGGGTACCTTCGAATCATTCCGTGCCAGGTACAGCGGGAGGCTGGAGGAGCGGATTTGACAAAAGGCTTGCAAATCCTTCCGCGCTTGGATATAATAGACATACTGATTTTGAAAAAGGAGCCTTTCGAATGAATTCACAAACTTCTTCCATTCTGATGCTGGTAGTTCTGATCGCAGTCTTTTACTTTATGCTGATCCGCCCTGAGAATAAGCGGAAAAAGGCTGCGGAGCAGATGCGCAACAGCCTGAAAAAGGGCGATACGATCACGACCATCGGCGGAATCGTGGGCAAGATCGTATTGGTCACCGAGAACACCATCGTCATTGAAACCAGCGAGGACCGCGTCCGCCTTGAACTCACCAAGTGGGCGGTTTCCACCACCGGCGTCCAGGCCTCCACCGAGCCGGTCAAGGGCAAGAAGAAAAAGGATGAGGATGATATCCCCGAAGAAGAGGAGAGCATTGTGGAAGCTCCCGTGGATGAAATCCCCGCTCCAGAAGAGGAAAAACAGGACTGATTCTTCTAAAAACGCCTCCCCTGGAATATGCTTGTTTACAAAGAGCGTATTCCAGGGGAGGTTTTATGCTATGTCTAAGGGGAAAACAGCCATCACAGTGGGGAAGGGAATCGGCATATCACTGGCGCTGTACCTGCTGCTCCAGTTTTTATGGGCGCTGCTTCTGGTCAAATCCGTTGTCCCGGAGGAGCGTGCTGGACTGCTGGTGACGGTGAGCTGCGGAATTGCCGCGTTTCTTGGCGCGCGCTTTGCCGCCAAAAAGGGCGCGGGATTTCCGTCGGCGCTGGGAAGCACAGTCGGCTTTTTGGCTCTGGTGCTCCTTGCCGGCTACCTGATCTTTGACGGTATGGCGCAGCAGGGCTGGCTCCTCCTGGCCGTGGGGCTGGTGTGCGGCTGCGCCGCCGGGATGAGCAAGGTGGGGAAGAAGAAGCGGAAAAAGAGGAAGCATTGAGCTCAGGTGGGGAAGGCGCTGTAATTATTCACAAAAATCCCCGGAACAACAGAAAAGTCATTGACAACCGCAGCGGAGGTGTTCTCGCATGATCGCGAGGCACCTCTGCTGCGGCTTCGCCAACATCTGGTGGACATAATCGGGAGCCCACCCCACATCTTGACCTTCCGCAGAGGAGAAAAACAGCTGCTGCAATGCTCGTTTCATCGGTTTACATAATTCAATTTACATAATATTTTGTGATAATTTACAAAAAACGAAAATTTCCAGAATAAGCCTTGCGAATCGGCCAAAATTGCAATATATTTAGAAAGAACCATAATTACGTCAACCGAGCTTCTATTTGTCCCATCCGCCGCATAGTCTGTTGCGAGGTGAGGCGGATGAATCGAATGAACAAACCGTTGGGCAGGCGGACAGAGGAACGGCAGACTGTTCACCTTGTGCTGCTGTCACTCTGTTTTGCACTCGGCGTAATTTTAGGACAGGTCTTCAGCGCCAAGGCATCCAACGACCAGGAGCTGACACGCTATCTCAGTGAGTTTTTTCAAATCAGTGAATCGCTGGAGACGGGGATGTTCCTTCCGGCACTGCTGATTTATTTCCGCTATCCGCTGATGGCTTTTTTGCTGGGCTTTGCGTCCATTGGGGCGCTGCTGCTGCCGCTGGTGTCGGCAGCATTTGGCTTCTTTCTCTCCTTTTCCGCCTGCTGTTTTGCCGGGGCCTATGGAAAAGAGGGGATTTTGCTGGCTGTGGCCGTGCTGGGGCTGCGCTGTCTCATCACGCTGCCCTGTTATTTTTGGCTGGCGGTGCCGTCCTTTCGAAACTCCATCTCCCTGGCGCTCCTTTCCTTTGGAAAAGGGAGGCGGTCGGCGCCAGTGGTCTATGATGCAGCCTGGTTTTTGCGCTTTGCCGCATGTGTGGCGGTGCTGTTGGTCGGTGTTTTGTGTGAGGTCTATCTTTCGCCGCTCTTGGTGCGGCTTGCCTGCGCGCGGATTCTATAGAGAGAAGAGGGGGAGATTTTTTGGCAGCGGATTATATCGCCGGATATCGCGACTATCTGACGGATGTCAAGCACTCCTCCGCCAATACGGTCAGTTCTTATCTGAGGGACATCACCCAGTTCCATACCTATCTGGAGGACAATGGGCAGAGCGATTTCAAAAAGGTAAAGCCGGAGACCATCAAGACCTATATGACCTGGATGCTGGGCAAGGGGAAGTCCGCCACCTCCGTCACCCGGTCGGTGGCGTCTTTGAAGTCCTTTTACGGCTACATGGTCAGCTATGGCTTTATGAAGTCCTCTCCCGCAAAGGGGGTGGCTGCGGCCAAGGTGGAGCGCAAATACCCCCAGATCCTCACCAGCAAAGAGGTGGAGCTCTTTTTGGAGCAGCCCCAATGTGTGGATGCCAAGGGGTACCGGGACCATGCCATGCTGGAACTGCTGTACGCAACCGGCATCCGGGTCAGCGAGCTGATCTCCCTGAACTTAGAGGATCTCAACCTGGCCGCCGGGTTGGTTCACTGTGAAAGCAAGGGAAAAGAGCGGATCATCCCGCTATACCACACTGCGGTAAAAGCTTTGCAGGACTATGTCAAGGACATCCGCCCCCAGATCATCTCCGACGCCGATGAGCGTGCCCTCTTTGTCAACATGAACGGTGATCGCATGAGCAGGCAGGGGTTCTGGAAGATCATCAAGTACTATCAGGAGAAGGCCGGCATTGAGAAGGACATTACCCCCCATACGTTGCGCCACTCCTTTGCGGCCCATCTGCTGGAAAACGGAGCGGACCTCCGGTCCATCCAGGAGATGCTGGGTCACGCGGACATCTCCTCCACCCAGATTTACACCCATGTGGTGAAAAAGCAGCTGAAGGACGTATACAATAAGGCCCATCCCCGGGCATAAACCAACCGGCGCGGCAGATCTGCCGCGCCGGTTTCTTTTGCAAAAATATTTTTAAGCCCGCAATCAAACCGGGCCTTTGCAGACTCTAAGAGGTAAAGGGAAGGAGGGGGCGGATGGAGCAGATGGAATTTGCCGGACGGGTGGAGTGCATCCGGGAGCGGCTCTACCGCACGGCATATCTATACCTTGGCAGTCAGGCCGACGCCATGGAAGCGGTGGATGAAAGCGTCTACCAAGGGCTGCGGGCGCTGAAAAAGCTGCGCCAGCCGGAGTTCTTTGAAACCTGGCTCACCCGCATCCTGATCAATCAATGCAAAAAGGAGCTGCGCCGGAGAAAGCGTGTAAGCCCGGAGGAGATGCTGCCGGAGACAGCGGC
Proteins encoded:
- a CDS encoding SpoIID/LytB domain-containing protein; protein product: MKRFWTAAALGALLVCLTCVSAFGAVNDILKVGLRYGSDALYSANLENYTGNGSGYSFGYFDEGRGFVPLGSTSYTTVSMTQDGNIYVASDGTYSSTAPSGAFSVIGGYHVQLPGSYPSYESAQSAAGAYDGFAAYVGGSFYARVGSYSSYGEAQSAAASYGGDVAEPSSTGVSVTVTGTSKILFQFDCYGARSLGIRPEGAANPITWFKGYRYYGAFEYQRVTGGRINVINVVSLDDYVKGVIPYEMSGDWPLEALKAQAVCARTYGARTTKHLGSYGFDLCSGTDCQVYRGTASATSNSNRAVEETAGQCLYYNGSYIDAVYHASDGGATEDAANVWGGDTAYLIGKQDPYEGTISIPNYQYTVTYTPSQLTSILQAKGYSIGTIVNVYVSERTNMGNVCKVTFVDSSGKDLTVSRETCRTVFYSSTYNKSVRSMRFDIAGGSGGAPASGCYVNNASTRLSSLSGAYTISGDGTVGRYSGESAYVITSSGTSRLASSASSVPSGEGFTITGTGNGHNVGMSQYGAKAMAEQGYRCEDILQFYYTGVSIW
- the queA gene encoding tRNA preQ1(34) S-adenosylmethionine ribosyltransferase-isomerase QueA, coding for MKTSDFYFDLPKELIAQTPLEKRDESRLLVLNRATGEKEHRHFFELPQFLSPNDCLILNDSRVLPARLLGQRLPGGGACEILLLIDRGEQVWECLVRPGKKLRPGQRVRFGNGELTAEIVGEVEGGNRLVRFAYEGIFLEVLERLGKMPLPPYIKEELQDQERYQTVYSKVVGSAAAPTAGLHFTPELLGRISEMGVGVGYVTLHVGLGTFRPVKEDTIEDHEMHSEYCVIPQETADLINRTHARGGRVICVGTTSCRTLESWAAPDGTMKASAGWTNIYIYPGYRFKVMDALVTNFHLPESTLIMLVSAFAGREYILNAYQEAVRERYRFFSFGDAMFIH
- a CDS encoding TfoX/Sxy family protein is translated as MKLTDLPNIGPVLAGHLNSVGIDSPESLRRCGAVEAFIRIRAQADAGACLHELSALEAAVEGISKKELSAEKKAELKAFYKSLA
- the tgt gene encoding tRNA guanosine(34) transglycosylase Tgt → MFTLITTHGRARRGTFSCAHGGTVQTPVFMNVGTQAAIKGGLSAHDLKGIGCQIELSNTYHLHLRPGDDVVRAMGGLHKFMDWDGPILTDSGGFQVFSLSSLRKIREEGVYFASHLDGRKIFMGPEESMRIQSNLGSDIAMAFDECVENPATHDYAKQSCERTLRWLERCKAEHDRLVALPDAVNPGQLLFGINQGATFADLRVWHMKEIAKIDCDGYAIGGLAVGEPTEVMYEIIDAVEPHMPQEKPRYLMGVGTPSNIIEGVARGVDFFDCVMPARNARHGKLFTWSGTLNLKNEKYKTDPLPIDPECDCPVCRSFSRSYLRHLFKAEEVLALRLAVMHNLYFYNKLMEKIRNALDEGTFESFRARYSGRLEERI
- the yajC gene encoding preprotein translocase subunit YajC encodes the protein MNSQTSSILMLVVLIAVFYFMLIRPENKRKKAAEQMRNSLKKGDTITTIGGIVGKIVLVTENTIVIETSEDRVRLELTKWAVSTTGVQASTEPVKGKKKKDEDDIPEEEESIVEAPVDEIPAPEEEKQD
- a CDS encoding TIGR04086 family membrane protein, translating into MSKGKTAITVGKGIGISLALYLLLQFLWALLLVKSVVPEERAGLLVTVSCGIAAFLGARFAAKKGAGFPSALGSTVGFLALVLLAGYLIFDGMAQQGWLLLAVGLVCGCAAGMSKVGKKKRKKRKH
- a CDS encoding stage II sporulation protein M, producing MNKPLGRRTEERQTVHLVLLSLCFALGVILGQVFSAKASNDQELTRYLSEFFQISESLETGMFLPALLIYFRYPLMAFLLGFASIGALLLPLVSAAFGFFLSFSACCFAGAYGKEGILLAVAVLGLRCLITLPCYFWLAVPSFRNSISLALLSFGKGRRSAPVVYDAAWFLRFAACVAVLLVGVLCEVYLSPLLVRLACARIL